The segment GGCGATCAAGCGGTGCGGAGCTTCGAAGAAGCCGTGGCGATCGTGCTGACGCTGCCGACCTTCGTCGCAACCCTTGCAACGAAGCTCTGACGGACGGGATCGGGAACACCTCATGAACACTTCGACCTTCTCCAGCGTGCCTCCGTCCGCAGTCGACGGGCAGATCCTCGCCTACGTCGACCGCGTCGGTCGCAACGAATTGTCGTGGCACGACAAACCGCTGATCGCGATCAAGAACGAGGCCGACCAGATCTATCGCGTCGTCGTGACGAAGGACGAGTCAGAAGCTGACGCTGCAGCAGAATTCCTCGCCGTACTGGGATGCCGTCGTCTGCCGACCAACGCGCATTGCCACAGCATCTTCAGGGTACCGAGGGAGGCGTGACGTTCTGAGTATTGGTTCTTCTGGCATGAGGATAACAAGCCACGCATGTAGTAGTCCTAACGTAATTTAAAGGTGTTGTCATGGCTGACGACGAAATGGCATGGACCGATTTGAAGCGGGCACTCCGGCCGCCGCCGGGGCGCAGTCCTGCATGTGCTGGCAAGCGCCTGGGCGATCTGGTGCGCGCCGAGGCGATGCGGCGCGGCGGTGCGTTTGCGCGTCGCGCAAATGAGTATGCCCGCCAGGCGGAACAAGCCTATGGCACGCGTCCGGTATCGGGCGACGACCTGCGCATCGTGTTCGGTCAAGTGTTCGGAACCGAGTTGAATGCGGGGTCGACGCGGCGATGAAAACACGCCTGATCCAGTGCTGTCACTGTGGGTTTACGTGGCGCGGCGGACGCGGATGTCCGCAGTGCTTGCGACGCTTTGTGTGGGGTGCGTGATGACTGAGCTGCGTCGTTACCGCGTCCGCTATACCCATCACCCGCTCGTCGACAACGGGCCGCTCGAACACGTCGAGGAAGTGAAAGCGGAGACTCCCGAGCAAGCTGCCGTGATCGTCAAAACCGCGATGAAGTGCGAATGCGTGCTGGACGTCGAGCGGATCGACGTCGACCACACGCGCAAGGAGAAACGGAATGCCCGAACGTAGAACTGATTCGAACGTGAGCACCACGACAAAGGTTCGCCTGATCAAGTGGGGCATTGTTGCCCTGTGCATCGCCGTCGGCGCACCGGTCGCGCTCTTGCTGCTCAAGGGGATTGTGGGTCTTGCTGTCGCGGGCCTGCTTGGGCTGTTCGCGATCAACTTCGCGCCGGTGATCGCGATGAAGCTCGCCAACGCGAAGGTCAAGGCGGTGGTGTCGGAGGCACAGACGAATCCAATCGAGACGCTGATCAACCAGCTCGCCGAAAAGCGCCAGGCATCCGAGCGATTTGCGGACAGCATTACCGCATTCCGCACCGAAGTGAAGAATTTCGAGAACAAGACGGCGACGTTCGAAAAGCAGTATCCGGACGATGCACCGCGCTTCCGTGCGCAGCTCGACACCATGAGGCAACTGCTCGCGTATCGCGAGAGCCGTTACAAACAGGTGCAGGACGAACTGAAGAACTTCGCGCTTGCGATCGATCGCGCGAAGGCGATGTGGGAGATGTCCCAGGCGGCCCAGCAGATGAACAAGCTTGCCGGCCGGCAGCCGATCGACACCTTCGAACAGATCAAGACCGATGCGGCGGTCGATTCAGTGATGCGCTCCGTGAACAAGGCGTTCTCCGAAATGGAGACGTCACTGCTCGCCAATCCAGAAGTCCGGCAGGCCCATGCGCAGGCGAACAGCGTGCTCCTGCCAGGTCTGCCTGCCGATGCCGTAGGGATTGCGCAGCGGTACGGCATGACGTCCGTCCAGGCCGCGCAGGACACGGCGGATCTGTTGTCGAACAAGCACTGAATTCATTCACGAGGCGCAATCCATGAACGTCAAGAACATTGCCCTGTCCGCTACCTTTATCGCGCTGCTTGGCGGCGGCTGGTACGTCTACCAGTCGGGCCTGCTGACCGGTGCGCTGGCACCGGTGTCCTCGAATACCGGCGGATCACTCCCGATCGTAGTCCGTCCGGATGCTCCGTCAGCAACCGACACGCTGCAGCGCATCCTTTCGACGCACGTTGTACGAATCTCGGTACAAAACCCCTCCGAGCCGATCTATGGCGAGCCGAACGGCGTTCCTCACGGCTTCAATTGGGATTTTGCGCACCTGCTGTTCGCGCAGCCCAAGTTCGCCGCGACCGGGCCGATCAAGATCGATACGCATCACGAGGTCGACGCCTACGTGGACGTGCCGCGTCAACTGCTCGCGTCGACGGGCGGCCAACCGAGCGTTGACGTCGCGATGGACGGCCTGACGTTTCCCGACAACACGCCTGCCGGCGTCGTCTACACGAATCCGTACCTGGACGATTTCGGATACGCACTGATCGTGGGAGCCGACTCGCCGATTCGCTCGGCGACGGATGCGGCCGGCAAGACGATCGGCGTCCTGCAGGGCGATCCGGACGTGAAGGCGTTCGTGCAACGCGCGTTTCCGGGCAGTCGCATCGTCGAGGTCAACGATGCCGATCCGCACTTCGTCGACAAGAGCGTCGACGGGCACGTCGTTGACGCGTTCGTCTACGACTATCCGTTCGCGGTCGACTCGATCAAGGGTACGGATCTGCACTTCGCGGTGACGAAGCTCGAGGGCTCGAGCATCTCGTACAAGATCGGCGTGCGCGCAAGCGATGCCGATCTGCTGATGACGCTCAACAGCGCGATCGCGCGCGTGAAGGCGAGCCCCGAATACCTCGTGCTGATGCGGAGATATTTCATCAGCCACCAGGCGTTGACGACTGCGGCCACTGCAGGCGAGCGCACGTACCGGGTGCGGCCGGGCGACAGGCTCGCCTCGATCGCCGCGCGGCAGCTCGGCGCGGCATCGCGCTACCGCGAGATCCAGACCCGGAACAACCTGCCGAACCCGAACTTGATTCTGGTCGGGCAAGCGCTCGTCATTCCGCAACGCTGACATGGGGCACCGAGGAGAAAGCATGTCCGTCACCCTTTACGCCTTTGATGACGCACGCCTTACCGAGACCGTGCACTACGTCGTGCTGTTGTCGGATCCGTCGGCGCCTTCGCCGCATCGGGCGATGATGACTGTCTTGCCGAACGATTTGCAGATCGCCCGTTATGTGGTGTGTGCGGATGAACGGCCGGTTGACTTGGAGTCGCCCTGCGCGGCAATGGACGAAGCGCACCGCACGGCCAAGACAATGCTCGACAAGCAATACGGCGAAGGCCAGTGGTCCGTTCGGTGGATCGATCTTCCGCGTGAATGCGAGCCGTTGCAGAAAGCATTGACATTGTTGCGCGCCGAGTTTGAAAGGCACGGAACTTACAACCTGGCGGATCTCATTGTCTCGTATGCCCGGCGCAACGCGAACGACGTGGCTCAGTTCTCTGGCACGCGGCATTGACGGATGCGAAACATGAATTTGCCACCGAATGGCTCGCGGGCCGTCCCGCATTTTGCGGCGAATTGCCTTGGCCGCGACTTCGCCGTGGGCGACATCCACGGATGCTTCGGCCTGCTCGAGGCGGAGTTGGCGCGCGTCGGGTTTGATCCGGGCCGTGGGGATCGCCTGTTCGCGGTCGGCGATCTGGTCGATCGCGGCCCCGAATCGCACCGCGTGTTGTCGTTCCTGAGCCGGCCGTGGTTTCACAGTGTGCGCGGCAATCACGAGCAGATGGCGATCCAGTTCGCCTGTGGTGACCTTGCTGAGCGTGCTTACAGCCATAACGGCGGCGATTGGTTGATTCGCCTCGAGCCGGTGCTGCGCACGCGCTTCGTTGTCGCCTTCCAGACGCTGCCGATCGCGATGACCGTGCAGGTGGGTGATCGCCGAATCGGCGTCGTGCATGCGGATTGCCCTTTCGCGACGTGGGCCGATTTCGAGTCGGCCCTGAGAGACAACAACGTCCTGCGCCAGTACACGGAGTTCTCAGCGATGTGGGAACGGTCGCGGTACGTGTCACATGGCATTGACAGCGTCGCGGATATTGACGCGGTGATTGTCGGACACACCTCTGTCGACCGACCGATGCAGCTCGGCAACGTGCATTTCATCGATACCGGCGCGTGCTTCCAGGGCGGTCGCCTGACGGTGATGAATCTGACTGAAACATTTGGAGAGTGGCGATGACGCGATCGCGAGGATACGACACGACGCATGAGCTGGGCTTCATCGACTTGCTCGCATCCAGCAGTCAGGGTTGGGATCTGCTGCAGAACTATCTTGCGGCGATGCGTGGCTATAAGACGCCGTTCGGGACGATTCTGCGCCGAACAGAACTGGATGGAATCGATGCACCGCGCGTGATCGCGTATGCCGAGCGGCGGCTGAGTGAAGTGCGGGGTTGAGGTAGGAGATTTGCGAGGTTGATCGTGTTTGGTCATGGCTTGGCAGGGCCAGGCATGGCAAGACAAGGGCTGCTCTGCAGCGGTTAGGCGGTTCGCAAGAGCCGTCCTCCCGGTGCGTGAGCATCGAGGTAACCACTGCACACATTTGGACCTCGGACGTGCAGTGGTTTGGGGTGGGGTGGCTCGTTCAAGCACCCCCGCTTTTTAAGGAACGTTATGGCTCTGACAATCCGTCCGTCGATTTTGACGATCGTCCCGTCATTCGCGCAGTCGATGCTGCTTTGCGCGTTGCTCGACATCGCACTCAGCGTCGCAGGTGCCAGCGCGTCGTCGTGGGTCGGGGCAGGCGCCCAGGTCATCCAGTTCGGGCTCTACATGATGCCGACGATTCACGGTTTCGAGTTGACCCGGATGCGCGTCGACGTGACGGGCGCATCGGCGATGCTCGCGGCCGGCGTATTCATCAAGGTACAAGCCGAGATGGATTTGACGGGCGCTCGCGTCACCGTCACACAAACTGGCTGGGAACGGTTCTGCGGATTGGGGACGTTGAGCATCAAGGCATCGAACGGCAATTGCTGGTCGGTTCCCGGCGTGCGACGTGCGTCAGACCTCCGAGAGCAATTGCACTGCACCGGGCAATCCGGCGGGAGGGCTGCATGACGGCGAAGGCACGTGTGCCGATGTGGCAGCAGGCGATTGACCTGCATCGCGAGATCTATCCGGATGAGTTCGGCGAATTGGTGAAGGATGCCGAGTATTACCCGAAGCTCGCCGAGCTGATGATCAAGCGCCGTCGCTCGCGCACGCTATCGTCGACTGTGCGCGTCGAGCGGCTTGCCACAGGCATTGTCAGCACACAGGTCGGCCCCATCCTGGTGAAACGGCGCGACGGCGAGCACTTGATGTTCTCGAACGGGTCTGGCGCGTTTCGCATCCATATCGGCGAGCACGTCGTGCACATCGTGCGTACCACGCTGAATCCGAAACTCGGCGTGGAATACGCAATCGGTACGCGTGCCGGTATCGTGGCCCTGCACAAACTCGCGAGCTGGAAAGAACAGACGAAGCGACAGACTTTGCCGAAGCGGGGGATGTGGAACGCATCGAGCCGCTATTCCGATACCCATTTGACGTATACGCGCGTCGAAGATCAGTTGGCAGACGAAGTGGACCGCTTTGCGAGCCATCCGATGTATGCCGAACTGGAAGCGGACTGCAACCAGTTCTTCGCGGACCTGGAGTGGTACACCCGCTACGGGCAGCCGGGCATGCGCAAGGTGCTGTTGACGGGCCCGCCGGGCACGGGCAAGACGACGATTGCCAAGGTGCTGGGGGCGCGGCTTTCGCGGCGCATGCTCGCCGTGCAGTGCGACAACGGCGCGCTCGTGACGGCATGCGAAGAAGCGGCCGCCGCGAAGATTCCCGCGATCGTGATTGCCGAAGAGGTCGAGGAGTTGTACCGCCCTTCGTCGGGCATGCTGAGTTTCCTGGATGGAATGGCCGCGCCGCGCAACCCTGCCGGCACCTTCGTGATCTTCTCGACCAACTATCCGAAGCGAATCGACGATCGAATCATGAAGCGGCCCGGCCGCATTGATCGCGTACTGCCCGTCGGTGCATTCCGTCGCAAGGCTGCCGCGGCTTGCGCGCGCCTCTACCTGCCACCCGACTGCGAGATCGATGACAAGACGCTCGGCGCAGCACTCGACCGCACGACGCCTGCCGAAATCAAGGAAATCGCTGTCATCGCGATGAACCTCGCGCGCGTCCGGCGCTGCGTGCTCGATACCGACCTGCTGGCTCAGGCGCGGCAGTTCCTGTTTGGCTCGGCAAAGGAGGGCGTGCGGGTCTGCGAGGACGACATGGACACGCGTGCTCGCCAGCACCGCGAGCTGGGGCCGGAGCCTGACTACGAAGCGTACGGCGACGATGAGTCTGATTGACCAGGAGATGAAGTTGAACGAAGAACGCAATCCTTCGAAGGGCACGTTGCGTGCTTTCCTGCGTCGTTTTCGGTTGCTGGGCGGCCGAAAACCCGCCGCGGCCAGCACAAGCACCGTGCCGCGCTCGCCGACGCCGGCGGCGCAATCGGACGGCGATTTCAGTACGTCGTATCTCGTCGCGGACGCGACGGACAGCGCCCCATTGGGCTACCTGGCCGGTGGATCTCTCGTCGGTGCCGTGCTTGGCGCCGATGTGGCCCAGGCGCGACTCGATGCCCGCGCGGACGTTGAGGTAACGGATAGCGCGCCATCGAGCGGTCACACGGACTGCGGCGCCGATGTGGGCTTGTCCTCTGGGTCCAGTGATGCAGCCGGCGGATCGGTCCACTCCGACAGCGGTTGGACCTGCGATTCGAGTTCGAGCCTGGGTTCGAGCAGCGATTCGGGCTCGTCATCCGGCTCATCGAGCTTTGACAGCGGCTCGTCCAGCGTCGACTCAGGCTCGAGCAACTGGTAACCGATACGGAGCGGATAACATGGACTGGATTGACCGGTGCCACTTCGGCGATTGCCGTGACCTGATGCGCGCGATGATCGCCGACGGCGTGCGCGTGCAGACGATCGTCACGTCGCCGCCGTACTGGGGGCTGCGCTCGTACCTGCCAGTCGGCCATCCCGACAAGCACCGCGAGATCGGCCAGGAGCCGACGCTGCGCGAGTTCATCGACACCATGGTCGGCGTGTTCGAGCTGGCGCGCGAGTTGCTCGCGGACGACGGCACGCTCTGGCTGAACATGGGCGACAGCTACGCGGGTTCGCGCAGCGGTCCGGAAACGGCATCGACGCTGAACGGCACGCGCCGCAACCAAACCGAGGCGAACCGCGCGATGACCGCGAGCCGCCGGCGCGACGATGCACCGATACCGCGCTCAGACGTGCGCGTCGACGGCCTGAAACCGAAGGATCTGGTCGGCCAGCCGTGGCGTCTCGCGTTCGCGCTGCAGGACGCCGGCTGGTTTCTCCGCCAAGACATCATCTGGCACAAGCCGAACCCGATGCCGGAAAGCGTGCGCGACCGCTGCACGAAGGCGCACGAATACCTGTTCCTGCTCAGCAAGAGCGAGCGCTACTACTTCGACGCCGACGCGATCAAGGAGCCGGCCAGCTATGGCCCGACCCCCAGCGGCGTGGGCTTCGGGCACGGGTTCGATGCAGATGCCCGCGAGCGCGGACGTGTGCGCGTGCCGGGGAATGTCAATCCGGCGAAGGGACAAGCAGCCTATGAAGCAGGTGACAACCGGCACCGCACGAAGGCCGGCCTTCAGACATATTCGCAGAAGGTGCGCGAGAGCGTGGCGCGCGGCGATTTCGACGGCAAGACGAATGCCATTCCGGGCCGGGAGGCATTCCGCGCGATCACCGAGATGCGCAACAAGCGGTCCGTATGGACCATCGCGACTCAGTCGTACAGCGGGGCGCACTTCGCGACGTTCCCCGAAGCGCTCGTCGAACCGTGCGTACTCGCCGGCAGCCGGCCGGGCGACGTCGTGTTCGATCCGTTCTTCGGCAGCGGCACGACGGGTCAGGCCGCGCAGCGGCTCGGGCGCCGCTTCCTCGGCTGTGAGCTCAATCCCGATTACGAGCTGCTGCAGCGCGATCGTCTGCGGCAACTCGGCTTGGTGCTGGAGGCCTCGTGAACGAACGCCAGACCCTTCACGTCGTCTCGCTGTCTGGCGGCAAGGACAGCACCGCAACGCTGCTCGTCGCGCTCGAACTGCACGGACGCGATAGCGTGCGAGCAGTGTTCGCCGACACCGGTAACGAACACGACGTGACTTATGAATACGCTCTCGACTACCTGCCGCGCGCGCTCGGCATCACGGTCGATGTCGTGAGCGCTGACTTCACCGATGAGTTCGCGACGAAGCGCGCGAACCTCGTGCGGATCGCCGCAGGTGAGCCTGAGTCGGCTGTCTACGGAGCGCGTCAACTTCAGTACGCTTGGACGCCCGAAGCGGCGAGCCGCGCGCTCGAGCTGCTGCATCCAACAGGTAATCCGTATCTCGATTTGTGCATGGTGCGCGGTGGCTTTCCGTCGTCTCAACGTCAGTACTGTACCGAGGATCTGAAGCGCAACCCGCTGATGGAGCACGCCATCGGCCTGATTGATGCTGGGTATTTCGTCGAGTCGTGGCAGGGCGTACGCGCAGACGAAAGCCTAAATCGCCGCTGGCTCGCTGAATACGAATTTCGCGAGGGGCATTACGCGGTCTACAGGCCGATTCTGCGATGGCGAGCCGAGGACACATTCGAAGCGATGGCGCTTGCCGGGATCGTACCGAATCCCCTCTATCGCCAAGGCATGGGGCGCGTCGGCTGCATGCCTTGCATCAACGCAGGGAAGGGGGAAATCCGCGAGATCGCGCGCAGATTTCCGGAGCACATCGAGCGGATCGCCGAGTGGGAACGGCTCGTGACAGAGGTTTCGCGTCCAGGCCGTGTCGTCACCTTTTTCCACATCGAGAAGGGCAACAACAACGGTATTGCCTCCGTCGTCGAATGGTCGAAAACGACCCGCGGCGGCCGGCAATACGACCTTCTTGCGGACGCGGAGTCGGCAACGGCTTGCGCATCCGCCTATGGGCTTTGCGAATGAAACGTCGATCGGAGATCCATTGATGCACATGACAACCATTCCGACCGAGATCTGCTGGTGGCTCGGGGTGAGCGACAGAAAATCGCCCGACAGCGAATCGACGGAGGCGAAGTGAATACGAAGAAAGCACATCCCCACCCCGCTTCGCTCGTTCGCACTGCGATGCTGGGCTGCGCACGCGCGATCGCGTTGAGCATCGTGGGCGTGACGTTGGTCGCGCTGTTGGTTTACGGCTTGTATCTGGCGGGTCCGACGATTGGAGACGGCATCGTGTTCGTCTGGTACGCATGGGCGCACATCCTGACCGGCAGCTACACGACCGTGTTGCCGGCGGCGCTGATCGACTGGGGCGCGCTGCTTATTACGGCGTGGATGATCTGTGTGAGCGTGAAGCTTGGCGAGGCCGGTCATGACGCATGGCTCGGCTTCGCGGCAGCCGCCGTTGCGGCATTCGTGCTCGGAGTCGTTCCGGCCAATTGTGCGATCTGGGCTGTCGAAAACCTCGATGCCAACTATGTCACGGACTTGACAGGTGTACTCAACGTTGCCGCAAGCGCCACCGCCAGCGCGGTAGTGGCGTTCGGGCCAATGTGCTTGGCGGTGTCGGCCATGTGGGTCATAGCCGCCGGCGCCCAATAACCTGGAGATGCCCGATGACTTCATTTTTTCCGAACACGTCCACTGATCGGCGCGCTGATGAGTTCGTGCAATTTGCCTGATG is part of the Burkholderia pyrrocinia genome and harbors:
- a CDS encoding transporter substrate-binding and LysM peptidoglycan-binding domain-containing protein, encoding MNVKNIALSATFIALLGGGWYVYQSGLLTGALAPVSSNTGGSLPIVVRPDAPSATDTLQRILSTHVVRISVQNPSEPIYGEPNGVPHGFNWDFAHLLFAQPKFAATGPIKIDTHHEVDAYVDVPRQLLASTGGQPSVDVAMDGLTFPDNTPAGVVYTNPYLDDFGYALIVGADSPIRSATDAAGKTIGVLQGDPDVKAFVQRAFPGSRIVEVNDADPHFVDKSVDGHVVDAFVYDYPFAVDSIKGTDLHFAVTKLEGSSISYKIGVRASDADLLMTLNSAIARVKASPEYLVLMRRYFISHQALTTAATAGERTYRVRPGDRLASIAARQLGAASRYREIQTRNNLPNPNLILVGQALVIPQR
- a CDS encoding metallophosphoesterase — encoded protein: MNLPPNGSRAVPHFAANCLGRDFAVGDIHGCFGLLEAELARVGFDPGRGDRLFAVGDLVDRGPESHRVLSFLSRPWFHSVRGNHEQMAIQFACGDLAERAYSHNGGDWLIRLEPVLRTRFVVAFQTLPIAMTVQVGDRRIGVVHADCPFATWADFESALRDNNVLRQYTEFSAMWERSRYVSHGIDSVADIDAVIVGHTSVDRPMQLGNVHFIDTGACFQGGRLTVMNLTETFGEWR
- a CDS encoding ATP-binding protein: MTAKARVPMWQQAIDLHREIYPDEFGELVKDAEYYPKLAELMIKRRRSRTLSSTVRVERLATGIVSTQVGPILVKRRDGEHLMFSNGSGAFRIHIGEHVVHIVRTTLNPKLGVEYAIGTRAGIVALHKLASWKEQTKRQTLPKRGMWNASSRYSDTHLTYTRVEDQLADEVDRFASHPMYAELEADCNQFFADLEWYTRYGQPGMRKVLLTGPPGTGKTTIAKVLGARLSRRMLAVQCDNGALVTACEEAAAAKIPAIVIAEEVEELYRPSSGMLSFLDGMAAPRNPAGTFVIFSTNYPKRIDDRIMKRPGRIDRVLPVGAFRRKAAAACARLYLPPDCEIDDKTLGAALDRTTPAEIKEIAVIAMNLARVRRCVLDTDLLAQARQFLFGSAKEGVRVCEDDMDTRARQHRELGPEPDYEAYGDDESD
- a CDS encoding DNA-methyltransferase; this translates as MDWIDRCHFGDCRDLMRAMIADGVRVQTIVTSPPYWGLRSYLPVGHPDKHREIGQEPTLREFIDTMVGVFELARELLADDGTLWLNMGDSYAGSRSGPETASTLNGTRRNQTEANRAMTASRRRDDAPIPRSDVRVDGLKPKDLVGQPWRLAFALQDAGWFLRQDIIWHKPNPMPESVRDRCTKAHEYLFLLSKSERYYFDADAIKEPASYGPTPSGVGFGHGFDADARERGRVRVPGNVNPAKGQAAYEAGDNRHRTKAGLQTYSQKVRESVARGDFDGKTNAIPGREAFRAITEMRNKRSVWTIATQSYSGAHFATFPEALVEPCVLAGSRPGDVVFDPFFGSGTTGQAAQRLGRRFLGCELNPDYELLQRDRLRQLGLVLEAS
- a CDS encoding phosphoadenosine phosphosulfate reductase family protein gives rise to the protein MNERQTLHVVSLSGGKDSTATLLVALELHGRDSVRAVFADTGNEHDVTYEYALDYLPRALGITVDVVSADFTDEFATKRANLVRIAAGEPESAVYGARQLQYAWTPEAASRALELLHPTGNPYLDLCMVRGGFPSSQRQYCTEDLKRNPLMEHAIGLIDAGYFVESWQGVRADESLNRRWLAEYEFREGHYAVYRPILRWRAEDTFEAMALAGIVPNPLYRQGMGRVGCMPCINAGKGEIREIARRFPEHIERIAEWERLVTEVSRPGRVVTFFHIEKGNNNGIASVVEWSKTTRGGRQYDLLADAESATACASAYGLCE